Proteins encoded in a region of the Balaenoptera ricei isolate mBalRic1 chromosome 19, mBalRic1.hap2, whole genome shotgun sequence genome:
- the HCST gene encoding hematopoietic cell signal transducer, protein MVPPGNILFLLLLPEWRLLLRTSPFPAPCFENHLSPLIYLPSPSTVAAAQMTPGSCSGCGPLFLPLLAGLVAADAVVSQLIVVVVFVCVRPRSRPTQEDGKIYINMPGRG, encoded by the exons aTGGTTCCTCCAGGCAACATTCTgttcctgcttttgctcccag agtggaggctacttctcAGGACATCACCTTTCCCTGCACCCTGTTTTGAGAACCACCTCTCCCCACTGATCTaccttccctctccttccacagtggctgcagctCAGATGACCCCAG GTTCCTGTTCCGGATGTGGGCCCCTCTTCCTGCCACTCCTGGCGGGTCTCGTGGCCGCAGATGCGGTTGTGTCACAGCTAATTGTGGtggtggtgtttgtgtgtgtgcgcccACGCAGCAGGCCCACCCAAG AAGATGGCAAAATCTACATCAACAT
- the NFKBID gene encoding NF-kappa-B inhibitor delta yields MGFPDWDPNTHAAYTDRPYSYPASAAEGFLTPDFYSHSDPGRPCSFPLGMEDPLDTRPYAEPSLPQAGSWRGSGLPSGPPQLPPVVNGPSLDTARAHMLALGPQKLLAQDEEGDTLLHLFAARGLRWAAYAAAEMLQAYRHLDIREHKGKTPLLVAAAANQPLIVEDLLNLGAEPNTTDHQGRSVLHVAATYGLPRVLSAVINSGVRVDIEARDFEGLTPLHTAILALNVAMHPPDLYPPVLSTQAQDRLACVKMLLHMGADHTSQEIKSNKTVLHLAVQAANPTLVQLLLALPRGDLRAFVNMKAHGNTALHMAAALPPGPAQEAIVRRLLAAGADPTLRNLENEQPVHLLRPGPGPEGLRQLLKRSRVAPPGLSS; encoded by the exons ATGGGCTTTCCAGACTGGGACCCCAACACGCATGCTGCCTACACGGACAGGCCCTACTCTTACCCTGCTTCTGCTGCTGAAGGTTTCCTGACTCCTGACTTCTACTCACACTCGGACCCAGGGCGGCCGTGTTCATTTCCCCTGGGGATGGAG GACCCCCTGGATACTCGGCCCTATGCAGAACCTTCCCTGCCACAGGCAGGATCCTGGAGAGGTTCTGGACTCCCTTCAGGACCCCCACAGTTGCCTCCTGTGGTCAACGGACCATCCCTGGACACTGCCCGTGCTCACATGCTGGCTTTGGGGCCACAAAAGCTGCTGGCCCAGGATGAGGAGGGAGACAC GCTCCTGCACCTGTTTGCGGCTCGAGGGTTGCGCTGGGCCGCGTACGCCGCAGCTGAGATGCTCCAAGCGTACAGACATCTGGACATTCGTGAGCATAAGGGCAAG ACCCCTCTTCTGGTGGCTGCTGCTGCCAACCAACCCCTGATTGTGGAGGATCTACTGAACCTGGGAGCGGAACCCAACACCACTGACCATCAAGGGCGTTCTGTCTTACATGTGGCCGCTACATATGGGCTCCCAAGAGTTCTCTCG gctgTGATTAACTCAGGGGTTCGAGTTGACATCGAAGCCAGAGACTTCGAGG GCCTCACCCCTCTCCACACAGCCATCCTGGCCCTCAACGTTGCTATGCACCCACCCGACCTATATCCCCCAGTACTGAGTACCCAGGCCCAAGACAGGCTGGCTTGCGTCAagatgttgctgcacatgggtgCTGATCATACCAGCCAG GAGATCAAGAGCAACAAGACAGTTCTGCACTTGGCTGTGCAGGCTGCCAACCCGACCCTGGTTCAGCTGCTGCTGGCGCTGCCACGGGGAGACCTGCGGGCCTTTGTCAACATGAAG GCCCACGGGAACACAGCCCTCCACATGGCGGCAGCCCTGCCCCCTGGGCCGGCCCAGGAGGCCATTGTGCGGCGCCTGCTGGCAGCTGGGGCGGATCCAACGTTGCGCAACCTGGAGAACGAGCAGCCTGTCCACCTGCTACGGCCCGGGCCGGGCCCCGAGGGG CTCCGGCAGCTTCTGAAGAGGAGCCGTGTGGCACCCCCAGGCCTGTCCTCTTAG